GGTCCCATTTTATCTTAACACTTTTTTTTCTGTGTGTTTTATTTCGTATCGAAACTAACCGAAAATGTTAACAAGCGTTATCAGCTTGtacatttaatcattttattagaGAAACCGCGTTAATTATGTTTGCGTTGGGTATTAATAGTACTCCAAATGCAGATAGtatcacattattttatgtatatgaACAAGGCTAGTAGCACGTTTTTTTCTGTGCAAATACTATTAAGACGAGTTTCATCTTaagttgtttataattatgcCAGCCTGTAATGACTGTGGACAGGGCATAAGGAAGTTTTTTTAAGCTGTTTCCCTGTTCAATGATTCTGAATTTCCAcattatacaaacaaacaatgaagAGCCTATCCTCCGAGATTAGTTACGTGTCGCAGtatgacatttttatgtaattttcctTATACAACAGCAATCAGCCTCGCGATTAATCATTGAACAAgaaactagtttatttttgaaaattatagacGGACGTTTTGCAGATAACCAGCAAATATGTAATACTTAAGTTCAAAATTACATGACTAAACAACCAAAGCGCAGAAACAAAAGATTGCGACGTGACATTTCAATCTCAATTTTACTTTACAGTTATTGTACTGCATCGACCACATGACGGACTGTTTCGCGTAATAAGTACATgcataatacaatatttcaggttgcattcaatttatttcatgtcTTGAGAGACACAGATGTGATAAAATGAGATTTACCTTTATATTGTTCTTGCTCCTGCATAGTGAGCACACTACATCGTAGTCTGTTGACTGTCAGCTGAACAATATCGTTAAGGCCATCTTCACTCGCGGTGTACAGCAGGGTTACTTCCAACTGTCCCTTCTTATTTTCTCTCTGTAAACACAAATTATATAGAGTTACGTTGATACTTGATTGCCACAGATTAGAGGCCGCGTGGGTAATTTGTTCACAATCAAGCATATCTAAGCCGCCTTGAATATATAGCATACTAAAGATATGAGATTTGCTTAACTAGGAAGGAAATACTGGGCACACTTCCAAACAGCGTACTACGGTTATAGTGAGCTTCgtttgcaaaaataattgttattgttgaaaaattattgttattgttaatagaGTAACTAAAACATCTGGATTTAGGGctcttattaattatgacagACTTTGACGTCCTCATAGGTTTAAAGAATATTCTGCAATTGCATTTCATCGGTGAAATATTGTGCTGTTAAACAGTTCTTTTTTCGATGAGTACAACATcagaattgttattttttatttaacaatgaataaCCTGTCCATTGCATCTAACGCCTACAGGTATATTGTATAATCGATGGcagttttatgaaatatatattcaacgacacaaatactaaaaacatataAAGTATTTCAACCTTGATACTTTTTGCCATTtccggggtttcacaaatacgATAAGATGAATGATACTGCGATTGATAAAGTCGTCACTTAGGGCTATCTTCAATTAttcatcttttaaaattatcactttCATGTATTCACACAGTTCCAGATAAAGAATTGTCGATTCGTTTAACACcgcaaatgtttttaaaacatcgACGAGATCATTTAATGGAGATCGGTAGAAATGTATACTAGTACAGATAGACTGACATCATCAATCTGTAAGGCATAGTGCGATGTGGTCATGAACACATTGCTCAGGtcacagaaatattttaattaaaattttatccaGAACACCACGCTGTGTGTCCAACCTAGGATCAGTGACGGTTGCAGAAAGATAATGATTCCTAAAATGGGATTAAGCGGGTCAGCATACCAGCCGCATAGAGTGTGACCCATTGGTGAAGTTCTCTAGTGTCACGCAATGGGAGACGGAAGGTGGACGGAAAAGCCGAGCTTGGCCTAGGAAGCGAtaaaaagatgatgatgatgacgatacATAAGCTAATCGCACACAGCTGGCACTAGTTGTATATGGCGCGGGCTGGAGAAAGATTTGAGAGACTTTTAGCCCAGAAGCACATGCACAAGTACAGGCTAGAATAAAAGATATCGTTCCAGTAGaagtataattatattctaattGATGTGAGTACAGATGCTGTGTATATTGTGCAGAATTTCAGCAGAAATGAAAACCGGGACGTGTGCCAGGCGTCGCATGATTACCTAATGCGCCGAATTGTTCTCTACTGAACAACATACCCAACCGTTAAATAACTACTCCTGTTTATACAATGCAAGGAgtgtagtttttaattaacatcagttttcttaattaaaaattaatatgtgGAGCAAGCTGGAATCTAAcaatttggaaaataattttgttagcTTCTACTGAAACTACAACTACGTAAATAACATATTCAAAACTATTATAAGCTAAGAACCTAGCTTTGTCCCCATTTAAATAACTTAGTAGTAGCTTTCAATGAGTATATCCAGAACTGATTAATCTTGTACAGTTATACTCTATAGTAAAACGTATTGTTAGCTTTTGTGTCTTTGATAGCATGTAACTAGCTCTACAAACGATCACCGGTCGTAGATCGTTTAACAATACCCTGTTAGATCAGGTCAGCCTAGgcatatttctatttttttcaagaaGCATATAAGAGGTTTTgcatatttatactttttagacatttattttatcgattCAGTGTTTTTTAACTGGCCCCTTCTGTGTTTTAGGAGTTTGTTTGAAAGAATAAAATAGTGGCATGAGCAAGTGAAAGCACCAAATTCGTAATCGATCGATTTGCGCTGTGAATCATCACAACACTATTCTGTATCTAAGTAATTTATAATAGCAATGCAAAGGGTCGATGTTATCAAATAGCGCGTGGCAACTCGTAATTAGCAAGTGAAATCAATGTTCTCGCTAATTTGTTGTTGTTACAACGGCGATAAAACAGAATAACTAGTACTAATTTTTACGTGCACGAAGTTATTTTAAACATCATAGGTATCTTACATCATCGCAATAAATGTTAGTAGTCGTTGCTCAAATGAGGAGCGGTCGAGGTCGGAGCTATTCTATTGTAGCTCCCGAACAAGAATTAAGATTTTATTCACACGATCGCAGCGTTCTTCGCATATTAATCATACGCGATTATGACTCACACATTTATTGATATCGTTATCTTTAATACACGTACAAATGGTTATTTATGGTGAGAATATCTGCCTTTATATGTACCACTTATCCAGAAAGTCAATACTTTCAATGTTCCAAGTATCGAGTATCACTTAgaataaatatcaaagaaaattcAACGATTTACACTCGAGGGTGATTTACTCGTTTTTACAACAGAGAAAACATACGAAGTAGTGCTATTAGTACtgagtaataaaatacattaattaaagaaGCGCCGTCGTTAACATTAGAGTTATTTATGGAGAATACTggaattgtaaaaaaacattacggAATAATGATCacatttttacacaaaatgATGATTAAACTTAGAACGCCTTCGTTGCCAAGGACGGACATCAAgcataatataaaacaagattatttttaactcGGGCGTTTATGgctctatttttattatctactgATTAGCATCGTTCATGACAGTGACTGGTTGTTAATTACCGTAAACTTGTACTCACCCGTGTATCGGCAGCGCTAATGCCACTCGTGATAGCGTTGATCGGGCGCCAGATATCAGGCGTGCCGATCAAACCGTTTTTGAGATCGTTTTGAAACAACTTGGAGTCAAAGTTCCACGTAGCAGCCCCCACTGTCCTTCGCTTTTCTAATATAGACTTTTGCGCTATCGCCTCGGCTTTTGTGGATTTAAAGCTGCTGAAAGTCTTTTCTAGAAATCCTGTCTTGGGTTTTGGCTCTTCCTGTTCTGCCACCTTAGctgatttttttgtatctaaCGTTTTACTATTCTTGCGTTTATCTGAATCTTGTTTTGGAGGTTCTAATATAGCATAAATAGTCAGCGACAAAAAATGTCCGGCGAGCAAACTTTGAAGGTCAGTTTTTTCGGTGTTTTTCTTTGGATCTTTTTGTTTCAACACGAATTTAAAATCTTCATTCCAAACGGGCCAAGAGCTTTCCTGTAACGTTGTTTCAAACCTGCTGTCTCCAGGGAACACCTTAACctgaaaatataacattattagaaATTGCAGCTGAATATAAATGACATCTTGTAGCCTTTCTGATTCCTGCCGAGAGGAGCCTTATGAACCaagtaattactaattaatgtaaaatatcttCATTTGTGTAAGAATGTTCATTTTAACGTCTCGTTTAAAGCTGGTAtctcagaaaaataaaaccgtCCTTATACATAAAACAgaagtaaattttaatgtaattacagTATTTCTGTAGAAATAGCCTCAGTTAATGTGTCGTGACTGTTTTAGCATAAATAAATGGATGGAGTATATCATActcatattttttctgttataataaGTCGAAAACCTTATGCATGCAAAATTCGACATACGAAACCCCAAAAACAAACCACAAATATATTGATACTTTGATGATCCATACAAAATTGAAGTCAGTCTATTTGACCCTCGTTAgaagattttaaattgaattttatttattatcaaggTCTCCACGGATCCATCTTATCAGTAGGTGATACGAGAGCAAGAGCTTAAAACCCTAAACAGATTTGAAATGTGAATAATGCGAATGCCAATGCCAATAAAAAAGTGAGTTTTTCGCGTGTAGGCTCTCAGGAACGActgtattgatttaaaaaaatatatatttctaaaacaacCATATTATCTGTGAGTGTCATAGGCTTCGTTTAAATCTGAAAACTCCCGCCAAACGGCGTGGGCATGGGATCGATATCTCTAAGGCAGcatttgcttttattaatttatttctttagaaattaGGTTCTATCTACTGACACGCTTACTTTGTCATTGCAGTATTATGATTCAGAATACAGAACATTATTTCGTACTTACGTATGTTATCGGTTAAAAATACAGCAGTGAAACGATTTGAAATGCAAAGCAGAAAGATAAAGGCGATAACTGCGGTCCTATTGGGAATTAGTACCCGTTCACTTTCATTGATAAAAGACaccgataataataaaatcgggtaaattttttttttaaatataacagtttgtttatttatgtttttttaatgttgcccTTGATACATCTACTAGTGCTGGTACGTACAACTAACAATAGTGTACACGAGTCTCAATGTAAACTCTATCGTCAAGAATGCATAATAGTCGGGTATCATTTGTCGTAACTGGTAACTTGGGTAGAGCGTCTAAATAAGATGACTCGTACGAATTCTTATCACAGTTTCAGGATTCCGTAGCCAAAGagcaaaaacggaaccctattatcTTTTCCCGTCTAACAGTCGATCAGTCACCAGGTTATATCTCATGATACGAGACAGTTGAATAAAAGTTGATGCGTGACATTAATAGTTCGGTGATTTTGTTACTGCATTTTTTTCCAGCTTATTTGTATGGAAACCTTAATGTAGTGAGTCCAACTCGacctaaatattgaaatgttaaCGTACGATGAAACGTACATTATGTACCTACGTAAAACATCACGAAGATGTATGAAAGAAGCAACTCGAGAGTCGAAAATAATGACCGTTTCATCGTGCTCCATATATTCAGTTGaacattacatttttcataGAATATTGATCGTAAAAACAATACTGAATAGGTATTTCTTGCGTAgcgaaaaaagttttatttaagtaaaataattgttttaa
This is a stretch of genomic DNA from Trichoplusia ni isolate ovarian cell line Hi5 chromosome 6, tn1, whole genome shotgun sequence. It encodes these proteins:
- the LOC113494921 gene encoding uncharacterized protein LOC113494921, coding for MAFSLNKLKNILNTNRDSQLAGSGSLEPEIGFKLALHPISKNLYVTVIGARHLPSLFGLSRAHGYLVKVKVFPGDSRFETTLQESSWPVWNEDFKFVLKQKDPKKNTEKTDLQSLLAGHFLSLTIYAILEPPKQDSDKRKNSKTLDTKKSAKVAEQEEPKPKTGFLEKTFSSFKSTKAEAIAQKSILEKRRTVGAATWNFDSKLFQNDLKNGLIGTPDIWRPINAITSGISAADTRRENKKGQLEVTLLYTASEDGLNDIVQLTVNRLRCSVLTMQEQEQYKAPLYLKATILEANKAECYWKSDRFVPAISARWDPKSATVKLSVFKASLNKVSIYISLGCKTKMAKKEILGKATIDEKSAYADSWSECLRQPGIPKTFWVNFE